The genomic segment CTAGAAGTTGAGCACTACCTCTAGTTGCCAGATAAAGAGCACGTTCAGCAGACATTGATTTAATTCCATAAATAACCCGATGGAGGAGAAAAGCCGCTCTCATCTCGGCAATCATATTGGAAGAGTCATTACTGGCACTCCCATCCACTGCCAATCCTACTGGAATACCCATATCCAGCATTTCAGGAACCCGGGCCACACCAGAAGCCAATTTCTGATTAGAAACAGGACAATGAGCCACTCCCGTCTTTGTCTCAGCCAGTAATTTCAATTCTTCATTATTGAAATGAATTCCGTGAGCATACCAGACATCTGGCCCAATCCAATCAACACTTTCCATATATGCAAGAGGGCGCATGCCATGGATTTCAAGACAATAATTCTCTTCATCCTTGGTTTCACAGAGATGGGTATGGCAGTGTACACCATACTCCCTGGCAAGAACTATCGTTTCTTTTAATAGATCAGTAGTCACCGAAAAAGGAGAGCAGGGAGCTAAAACAATCTGTAACATAGATCCAACTCTATTATCATGATATTTTTCAATTAACCGTTGACAGTCTTTTAATATCTCATCAGGAGTTTGAACTACACTATCAGGAGGTAATCCACCATCTTTTTTACTCCTGGACATACTTCCTCGGCAGGGATGGAACCTGATGCCTAGCTCTTTAGCTGCCCGTATCTGTTCATCAATCAAAGTTCCCGGCTGATCTTTAGGGAAAACATAAAAATGGTCAACAGTTGTCGTACATCCGGTCTTTAGCAATTCCCCCCCGGCCAAAAGAGTGCTTGTATAAACGGCTTCAGGAGTAAGTCTGCTCCAAATAGGATATAAGATCATTAACCAGTCAAATAACTCCATATCCTGTACCTCAGGGATATTACGGGTCAAGGTTTGATACATATGGTGATGGGTATTGATCAATCCGGGAAAAACCCACATATCTTTAGCATCGATAACCTCATCCGCTTCCACATCAATCTCAGGCGCAATCTCTGTGATAATTCCATCCTCGATTAAAATACTGTAATTTTTAAAACGCCGTAATTGATCATCCATAGTGATCAGTTCTTTAATATTTTTAATTAATAAAGACGCCATCCTTTCTTAATTCCCCCTTGAAAAAAAAGCCCCGTAGAAAGGTAATGGGTATTTAAAGACACCCATTACCCTCACCTGATCACGGGCTTTTTTTAAGATAAATCTTAATTTAGAAACGACTACATAAAGCAGCAACACGTTCTTTAATTTTTGCTAATTCTTCTTCATTATCGCGGTTTATAATGGTATCATAGATCAGTTGACCAATTTCCCGCATTTCATCTTCTTTAAAACCGCGGGTTGTAACTGCTGGAGTACCGATCCGAATACCGCTGGTTACAAATGGACTCCGGGTTTCAAATGGAATGGTATTCTTATTAACAGTAATACCAACTTTATCTAAGACCTGTTCTGCTTCTTTACCGGTCACATCCATATTGGTCAAATCGACCAGCATTAAATGATTATCGGTACCACCTGATACCAATCTAAAACCTTTTTCTATCAAGGTTTCAGCAAGAACTTTGGCATTTTTCACTATCTGCTTTTGATAATCTTTAAATTCATCACTCAAAGCTTCTTTAAATGTTACAGCTTTAGCAGCGATAATATGCATCAACGGACCACCCTGCAAACCTGGGAAAATGGCTTTATCAATAGCTTTGGCATATTCTTCTTTACAAAGAATCATACCGCCACGGATACCCCTTAGAGTTTTGTGAGTGGTGGTAGTAACAAAATCAGCATATTCCACAGGATTTGGATGCAAACCAGCTGCTACCAGACCAGCAATATGAGCCATATCTACCATAAAATAGGCTCCAACTTCATCAGCGATCTCACGGAATTTAGCAAAATCGATCACCCGTGGGTATGCACTGGCACCAGCAACGATCAACTTTGGTTTATGTTCTAAAGCCAGAGCTCTGACCTGATCATAATCGATAGTTTCAGTCTCTTTAGAAACTCCATAGTGAATAAAATTATAATAAGTACCAGACTGATTAACAGGGCTACCATGGGTTAAATGACCGCCATGCGAGAGATCCATACCTAGAATGGTACCACCAATTGGAACCATAGCAAAATATACAGCCTGATTAGCCTGGGAACCAGAGTGAGGTTGCACATTGGCATGTTCTGCACCAAATAACTTTTTGGCCCGCTCAATAGCCAATTTTTCTATTTCATCAACAAACTCACAACCACCATAATACCGCTTTCCCGGGTATCCTTCAGCATACTTATTAGTCAAACAGGAACCAGCTGCCTCCATAACTGCAGGACTAACAAAGTTTTCTGAAGCAATCAATTCGATTTTATCGTGCTGACGAGCTTTTTCTTTCTCAATCCATTCAAAAACCTCTGGATCAACTTTTTTAAGATGTTCCAACATTTTAATTCACCTCTTATAAATTTTGTAGATTTTTATATAAGCTCTGTGGATTTCTACTTCATCGAGTATTTATACTCTCCTACCGAAACAATCAGTTCAATCACAAGACAAACTTATGGTCTACCACCCATGCACAATGCCAATAGAGCTTTAGTGATATGGAGTCTGTTTTCAGCAGCATCAAACACCACAGATTGCGGGCCATCAATAACAGCATCTGTAACCTCATTACCCCGATCAGCAGGTAGTGCATGCATATAGATTGCATTTTTCTCAGCCAAAGCCATTCTTCTTTCGTCACAAATCCAGTCTTTATACTTTTCACACAATGCAAGAGATTCCTGTTCGTCAGTAGTGGTCAACTGAGCACCCCAGCTCTTTGCAATTACTACATGAGCACCTTTGAAAGCCTCATCCATATCATGGGTTATCCTGAAAGTACAACCGGCAGCCTCGGCATTGGCCTTAGCCTGCTCTACAATCTCAGGCATCAATGGAAATTCCTTTGGATAAGCCAAAGTTATATTCATACCGTACCGTGGGAATAACAGAATCTGGGATTGAGGTACAGATAAAGGCTTCATATAACTTTTAGTATAAGCCCAGATAACTGAAACATTCAAACCTTTGATATCATCAGAAAACTTTTCTTTGATGGTCATTAAGTCAGCCATAGCCTGGTTTGGATGATAAATATCACATTGCATATTGAAAACTGGTACACTGGAATGTTTTGCTACTTCTCTGATATATTTGTTACCAATTCCAAAGAAACAGTTTCTGATAGCAATTCCATGACCGTATCTGCTTAAAACT from the Anoxybacter fermentans genome contains:
- a CDS encoding 8-oxoguanine deaminase — its product is MASLLIKNIKELITMDDQLRRFKNYSILIEDGIITEIAPEIDVEADEVIDAKDMWVFPGLINTHHHMYQTLTRNIPEVQDMELFDWLMILYPIWSRLTPEAVYTSTLLAGGELLKTGCTTTVDHFYVFPKDQPGTLIDEQIRAAKELGIRFHPCRGSMSRSKKDGGLPPDSVVQTPDEILKDCQRLIEKYHDNRVGSMLQIVLAPCSPFSVTTDLLKETIVLAREYGVHCHTHLCETKDEENYCLEIHGMRPLAYMESVDWIGPDVWYAHGIHFNNEELKLLAETKTGVAHCPVSNQKLASGVARVPEMLDMGIPVGLAVDGSASNDSSNMIAEMRAAFLLHRVIYGIKSMSAERALYLATRGSAQLLGRNDIGSIEVGKVGDLFMVNSNRLGFAGGQLDPVSALVHCGDTQIVDYTIVNGKIVVEKGKLVTVDEEKLIADANRISMQMIQG
- the glyA gene encoding serine hydroxymethyltransferase — encoded protein: MEHLKKVDPEVFEWIEKEKARQHDKIELIASENFVSPAVMEAAGSCLTNKYAEGYPGKRYYGGCEFVDEIEKLAIERAKKLFGAEHANVQPHSGSQANQAVYFAMVPIGGTILGMDLSHGGHLTHGSPVNQSGTYYNFIHYGVSKETETIDYDQVRALALEHKPKLIVAGASAYPRVIDFAKFREIADEVGAYFMVDMAHIAGLVAAGLHPNPVEYADFVTTTTHKTLRGIRGGMILCKEEYAKAIDKAIFPGLQGGPLMHIIAAKAVTFKEALSDEFKDYQKQIVKNAKVLAETLIEKGFRLVSGGTDNHLMLVDLTNMDVTGKEAEQVLDKVGITVNKNTIPFETRSPFVTSGIRIGTPAVTTRGFKEDEMREIGQLIYDTIINRDNEEELAKIKERVAALCSRF
- a CDS encoding ornithine carbamoyltransferase; translation: MHSLLRGKHFITTQEWTKEELDMVLDVAKDLKRRFALGEPHRLLQDKTLFMMFFEQSTRTRNSHEAGMTQLGGHAHDLTPDKMQISHGEAPKDTAKVLSRYGHGIAIRNCFFGIGNKYIREVAKHSSVPVFNMQCDIYHPNQAMADLMTIKEKFSDDIKGLNVSVIWAYTKSYMKPLSVPQSQILLFPRYGMNITLAYPKEFPLMPEIVEQAKANAEAAGCTFRITHDMDEAFKGAHVVIAKSWGAQLTTTDEQESLALCEKYKDWICDERRMALAEKNAIYMHALPADRGNEVTDAVIDGPQSVVFDAAENRLHITKALLALCMGGRP